In Juglans regia cultivar Chandler chromosome 13, Walnut 2.0, whole genome shotgun sequence, the following proteins share a genomic window:
- the LOC108996320 gene encoding cinnamyl alcohol dehydrogenase 1, with protein sequence MGSLEAERTTTGWAARDPSGILSPYTYTLRNTGPEDVYIKVLCCGVCHSDVHQIKNDLGMSNYPMVPGHEVVGEVLEVGSAVTKFKVGDTVGVGAIVGCCRNCRPCKADVEQYCNKKIWSYNDVYTDGKPTQGGFAGAMVVEQKFVVKIPDGLEPEQAAPLLCAGVTVYSPLNHFGLKQSGLRGGILGLGGVGHMGVMIAKAMGHHVTVISSSNKKREEALEHLGADEYLVSSDSSRMQEAADSLDYIIDTVPVFHPLEPYLSLLKLDGKLILMGVINTPLQFLSPVVMLGRKSITGSFVGSMKETEEMLEFCKEKGLNSMIEVVKMDYVNQAIERLEKNDVRYRFVVDVAGSNLNQ encoded by the exons ATGGGTAGCCTTGAAGCAGAAAGAACAACAACAGGATGGGCAGCCAGAGACCCTTCTGGGATTCTTTCACCTTATACCTACACTCTCAG AAACACAGGCCCGGAAGATGTTTACATCAAAGTCCTCTGCTGTGGAGTTTGCCACTCTGATGTTCATCAGATCAAGAATGATCTTGGCATGTCCAACTATCCCATGGTTCCTGG CCACGAAGTGGTTGGTGAGGTGTTGGAGGTGGGATCGGCTGTGACCAAATTCAAAGTTGGGGACACCGTGGGAGTCGGAGCCATCGTTGGATGCTGCAGAAACTGCCGCCCATGCAAAGCGGATGTCGAGCAATACTGCAACAAGAAAATCTGGTCCTACAACGACGTTTACACCGACGGAAAACCCACCCAAGGCGGCTTTGCCGGCGCCATGGTGGTCGAACAAAA ATTTGTGGTGAAGATACCAGATGGATTGGAACCAGAACAGGCGGCGCCTCTGTTGTGTGCGGGGGTGACAGTTTACAGTCCACTGAATCATTTTGGGTTGAAGCAGAGTGGATTGAGAGGAGGGATTTTGGGACTTGGAGGAGTGGGACACATGGGGGTGATGATAGCCAAAGCCATGGGGCACCATGTGACTGTGATAAGCTCTTCGAAcaagaagagagaagaagctTTGGAGCATCTTGGGGCTGACGAGTACCTGGTCAGCTCCGACTCAAGTCGGATGCAGGAAGCGGCTGACTCGCTGGATTATATTATTGATACTGTGCCTGTGTTTCACCCTCTTGAGCCTTACCTTTCTTTGTTGAAGCTGGATGGCAAGCTAATCTTGATGGGTGTTATTAACACTCCTCTGCAGTTTCTCTCCCCCGTCGTTATGCTTG GGAGGAAGTCGATCACAGGGAGCTTCGTAGGGAGCATGAAGGAAACAGAGGAGATGCTTGAGTTCTGCAAAGAGAAGGGGCTGAATTCCATGATTGAAGTCGTGAAGATGGATTACGTCAACCAAGCCATTGAAAGGTTGGAGAAGAATGATGTTAGGTACAGATTCGTTGTGGATGTTGCTGGAAGTAACCTTAATCAGTGA
- the LOC108996417 gene encoding RNA pseudouridine synthase 4, mitochondrial isoform X1 gives MVNSCIILRLFNLLSPQPTTARDRFIPCIPALHVLRSYYATGTDTKEGNNSDKWFTLPPFTPTVNGAAFGKEISRNRAPLKSGVTTSATSTSTTTTALKWVLRCCPDLPRSLVQKLFRLRQVRRESNDVGSTCVDAQVQQERRLKRVSAKDSMNVGDRIFLPITVQEFPFEKQDCHCNEEEANFVRSLVLYKDPAIVVVNKPPGMPVQGGIGIKQSLDGLAATCLTYNYSETPRLVHRLDRDSSGILVMGRTQTSAAVLHSIFREKTFGAKDDVDNEVRILERRYWALVIGSPRRQKGLISVPLGKVVVDNGKSDRITIVDNAQNMSAQHALTKYQVIKSSCYGYTWLELSPLTGRKHQLRVHCAEVLGTPIVGDLKYGWQAHKKLKHLPWPSLERESHENVTKGKTIPFGLDLQSGSISEKHPRLHLHCKQMVLPNVSMALQNVQFSSDYHLSQVESLELVAPLPSYMQRSWDIL, from the exons ATGGTTAACTCGTGCATCATCCTCCGCCTCTTCAACCTTCTATCTCCACAGCCAACCACCGCACGCGACCGGTTCATACCCTGCATCCCTGCCTTACACGTTTTGCGTTCATACTACGCCACCGGAACTGACACAAAAGAAGGTAACAACAGCGACAAATGGTTCACTTTACCCCCTTTCACCCCGACCGTAAACGGCGCCGCTTTCGGCAAAGAAATCTCCCGTAACCGGGCCCCATTAAAATCTGGTGTAACCACCAGcgccacctccacctccactaCCACCACGGCGCTCAAATGGGTGCTTCGGTGCTGCCCGGACCTGCCCAGAAGCCTTGTACAGAAGCTGTTTCGTCTGAGACAG GTTCGAAGAGAATCCAACGATGTAGGAAGCACTTGTGTAGATGCTCAAGTTCAACAAGAACGCCGCCTCAAAAGG GTGTCGGCGAAGGACTCGATGAATGTAGGTGATCGAATCTTTCTTCCGATTACTGTTCAAGAGTTTCCCTTTGAAAAACAAGACTGCCATTGCAATGAGGAAGAAGCGAACTTCGTCCGTAGCCTGGTGTTGTACAAG GATCCAGCAATCGTTGTTGTAAATAAACCCCCCGGAATGCCCGTACAG GGTGGCATCGGCATCAAACAAAGTTTAGATGGGCTTGCTGCTACTTGTTTAACTTACAACTATTCAGAAACCCCTCGGCTG GTTCATAGACTTGATAGAGATAGTAGTGGCATCTTGGTGATGGGGAGAACACAAACGAGTGCGGCAGTTCTACACTCAATCTTCCGCGAGAAAACTTTTGGTGCAAAAGAT GATGTTGACAATGAAGTAAGAATCCTGGAAAGAAGGTATTGGGCTCTTGTCATTGGATCTCCAAGACGGCAAAAGGGGTTAATTTCAGTCCCATTGGGGAAG GTGGTAGTGGACAATGGTAAATCTGATCGGATTACAATTGTTGATAATGCCCAAAATATGTCAGCTCAGCATGCGTTAACAAAGTATCAAGTCATTAAATCTTCGTGTTATG GGTACACATGGCTAGAGCTCTCACCTCTGACTGGTAGAAAGCACCAG CTCCGTGTACACTGTGCTGAGGTATTAGGAACACCAATAGTGGGAGACCTCAAATATGGATGGCAAGCTCATAAAAAGTTGAAACATTTGCCTTGGCCAAGTCTTGAAAGGGAATCACATGAGAATGTTACAAAGGGGAAGACCATTCCCTTTGGCCTTGATTTGCAGAGTGGTAGTATCTCCGAGAAGCACCCTCGGCTTCATCTTCATTGCAAGCAAATGGTATTGCCCAATGTGTCCATGGCTTTGCAAAATGTGCAATTTTCTTCAGACTACCATCTTTCACAAGTAGAAAGCCTTGAGTTGGTTGCTCCTTTGCCTTCATACATGCAAAGAAGTTGGGACATTCTTTAA
- the LOC108996417 gene encoding RNA pseudouridine synthase 4, mitochondrial isoform X2: protein MGASVLPGPAQKPCTEAVSSETGPKLLPFTLSELFQVRRESNDVGSTCVDAQVQQERRLKRVSAKDSMNVGDRIFLPITVQEFPFEKQDCHCNEEEANFVRSLVLYKDPAIVVVNKPPGMPVQGGIGIKQSLDGLAATCLTYNYSETPRLVHRLDRDSSGILVMGRTQTSAAVLHSIFREKTFGAKDDVDNEVRILERRYWALVIGSPRRQKGLISVPLGKVVVDNGKSDRITIVDNAQNMSAQHALTKYQVIKSSCYGYTWLELSPLTGRKHQLRVHCAEVLGTPIVGDLKYGWQAHKKLKHLPWPSLERESHENVTKGKTIPFGLDLQSGSISEKHPRLHLHCKQMVLPNVSMALQNVQFSSDYHLSQVESLELVAPLPSYMQRSWDIL from the exons ATGGGTGCTTCGGTGCTGCCCGGACCTGCCCAGAAGCCTTGTACAGAAGCTGTTTCGTCTGAGACAGGTCCCAAGTTGCTCCCGTTTACACTTTCAGAACTTTTTCAG GTTCGAAGAGAATCCAACGATGTAGGAAGCACTTGTGTAGATGCTCAAGTTCAACAAGAACGCCGCCTCAAAAGG GTGTCGGCGAAGGACTCGATGAATGTAGGTGATCGAATCTTTCTTCCGATTACTGTTCAAGAGTTTCCCTTTGAAAAACAAGACTGCCATTGCAATGAGGAAGAAGCGAACTTCGTCCGTAGCCTGGTGTTGTACAAG GATCCAGCAATCGTTGTTGTAAATAAACCCCCCGGAATGCCCGTACAG GGTGGCATCGGCATCAAACAAAGTTTAGATGGGCTTGCTGCTACTTGTTTAACTTACAACTATTCAGAAACCCCTCGGCTG GTTCATAGACTTGATAGAGATAGTAGTGGCATCTTGGTGATGGGGAGAACACAAACGAGTGCGGCAGTTCTACACTCAATCTTCCGCGAGAAAACTTTTGGTGCAAAAGAT GATGTTGACAATGAAGTAAGAATCCTGGAAAGAAGGTATTGGGCTCTTGTCATTGGATCTCCAAGACGGCAAAAGGGGTTAATTTCAGTCCCATTGGGGAAG GTGGTAGTGGACAATGGTAAATCTGATCGGATTACAATTGTTGATAATGCCCAAAATATGTCAGCTCAGCATGCGTTAACAAAGTATCAAGTCATTAAATCTTCGTGTTATG GGTACACATGGCTAGAGCTCTCACCTCTGACTGGTAGAAAGCACCAG CTCCGTGTACACTGTGCTGAGGTATTAGGAACACCAATAGTGGGAGACCTCAAATATGGATGGCAAGCTCATAAAAAGTTGAAACATTTGCCTTGGCCAAGTCTTGAAAGGGAATCACATGAGAATGTTACAAAGGGGAAGACCATTCCCTTTGGCCTTGATTTGCAGAGTGGTAGTATCTCCGAGAAGCACCCTCGGCTTCATCTTCATTGCAAGCAAATGGTATTGCCCAATGTGTCCATGGCTTTGCAAAATGTGCAATTTTCTTCAGACTACCATCTTTCACAAGTAGAAAGCCTTGAGTTGGTTGCTCCTTTGCCTTCATACATGCAAAGAAGTTGGGACATTCTTTAA